The following are encoded together in the Methylomonas methanica MC09 genome:
- a CDS encoding thiol-disulfide oxidoreductase DCC family protein encodes MPNRSEFTLFYDGKCPICRKEVSWLRWKNTRHKLQFQDIHAEDFDATRFGKSQTELMAEIHGIYPDGRLIKGMPVFRACYHAVGLGWLLAPTGWPLLRPFFDWLYVLFARHRIRLGGLFAGNACNNGVCKR; translated from the coding sequence ATGCCCAACCGATCCGAATTTACTTTATTTTACGATGGCAAATGCCCCATCTGCCGGAAAGAAGTATCCTGGCTGCGCTGGAAAAACACCCGACATAAATTGCAATTTCAGGATATACATGCCGAAGATTTTGATGCCACCCGTTTCGGCAAATCGCAAACTGAACTGATGGCGGAAATTCATGGAATTTATCCCGACGGCCGGCTTATCAAGGGTATGCCGGTATTCCGGGCTTGTTATCACGCAGTAGGATTGGGATGGCTACTTGCACCGACCGGGTGGCCGCTATTGAGACCATTCTTTGACTGGCTATATGTTTTATTCGCCCGTCACCGAATTCGATTAGGTGGCTTATTCGCTGGCAATGCCTGTAATAATGGCGTTTGCAAACGTTGA
- a CDS encoding phytoene desaturase family protein has product MPQSKHIIIVGAGPGGLCAGMLLSQRGFKVSIFDKNPEVGGRNRAIRMNGFTFDTGPTFLLMKGVLDEMFALCERRSEDYLRFMPLNPMYKLVYADRELSVFSDRENMRAELNRVFDEGADGYERFIENERNRFNALYPCITRDYSSLASFLSWDLIKALPWLAFPKSVFNNLGQYFNQEKMRLAFCFQSKYLGMSPWDCPALFTMLPYLEHDYGIYHVAGGLNRIAQAMADVIKENGGEIHTDSPIESLLVESGAVKGVKLVSGEEVRGDEVIVNADFAHAMTHLVAPGTLRKYDHEALEKREYSCSTFMLYLGLDKLYDLPHHTIVFAKDYTTNIRNIFSHKTLTDDFSFYVQNACASDASLAPTGKSALYVLVPMPNNDSGLDWQAHCSEVREQVLDTLGARLGLNDIRAHIECEKIITPQTWEYEEHVYKGATFSLSHKFSQMLYWRPHNRFEELDNCYLVGGGTHPGSGLPTIYESARISSNLISKKHRVPFKDISHNSWLKKAKA; this is encoded by the coding sequence ATGCCCCAATCCAAACATATCATTATCGTAGGCGCTGGCCCGGGCGGGCTTTGCGCCGGCATGTTACTCAGTCAGCGCGGTTTTAAAGTCTCTATTTTCGACAAAAATCCGGAAGTCGGCGGCCGCAACCGCGCCATACGCATGAATGGCTTTACCTTCGATACCGGCCCAACTTTTTTGTTGATGAAAGGCGTTCTGGATGAAATGTTTGCCTTATGCGAACGCCGCAGCGAAGACTATTTGCGCTTCATGCCGCTAAATCCCATGTACAAATTGGTGTACGCCGACCGCGAATTATCGGTGTTTTCCGACCGGGAAAACATGCGCGCGGAACTGAACCGTGTATTCGACGAAGGCGCGGACGGCTACGAGCGCTTTATCGAAAATGAACGTAACCGTTTCAATGCCTTATATCCTTGCATTACCCGGGATTATTCCTCACTGGCTTCGTTTCTCTCCTGGGACTTGATTAAGGCCCTGCCCTGGCTGGCGTTCCCGAAAAGCGTCTTCAATAATCTCGGCCAATACTTCAACCAGGAAAAAATGCGGCTGGCGTTTTGTTTTCAATCCAAATACCTGGGCATGTCGCCCTGGGATTGTCCGGCTTTATTTACCATGCTGCCTTATCTGGAACATGACTACGGCATCTATCACGTGGCCGGCGGCTTGAACCGCATTGCCCAAGCCATGGCCGACGTCATCAAGGAAAACGGCGGCGAGATTCATACCGACAGTCCGATTGAATCCTTGCTGGTCGAGAGCGGCGCGGTCAAGGGCGTCAAATTGGTCAGCGGCGAAGAAGTACGCGGCGATGAAGTTATCGTTAATGCCGACTTTGCCCATGCCATGACTCATTTGGTTGCGCCGGGTACTTTGCGTAAATACGACCATGAGGCCTTGGAAAAACGCGAGTATTCCTGCTCCACCTTCATGCTCTATCTGGGCCTGGATAAACTTTACGACCTGCCGCACCACACCATCGTATTCGCCAAGGACTACACCACTAATATTCGTAATATCTTCAGTCATAAAACCCTGACCGACGACTTTTCCTTTTACGTGCAAAACGCCTGCGCCAGCGATGCCAGTTTGGCCCCGACCGGCAAGTCGGCGCTGTATGTATTGGTGCCGATGCCGAATAACGACAGCGGCCTGGATTGGCAAGCGCATTGCAGCGAAGTACGCGAACAGGTGCTGGATACGCTAGGTGCGCGTTTGGGCTTGAACGACATCCGCGCGCATATCGAATGCGAGAAAATCATCACTCCGCAGACCTGGGAATACGAGGAACACGTCTATAAAGGCGCCACCTTCAGTCTGTCGCACAAATTCAGCCAGATGCTGTACTGGCGGCCGCATAACCGTTTCGAGGAACTGGACAATTGCTATCTGGTGGGCGGCGGCACCCATCCCGGCAGCGGCTTGCCAACCATTTATGAATCCGCGCGCATTTCTTCGAATTTAATCTCAAAAAAACACCGGGTGCCGTTCAAGGATATCTCGCATAACAGCTGGCTGAAAAAAGCCAAGGCCTGA
- a CDS encoding SGNH/GDSL hydrolase family protein has product MKIFIRKRHFNAVLFIFLSLIIISISVQIPITGEPSKADDFKTASIKDILTVNEIVLDNTRKKAMSQDELIWEEKLEENLGDFYLPIYKRDKLSSKRTSWDYIFDNPGLPNVLIIGDSISRGYTIPIQDLFKTTADIYRVPENAGSTINALKKLDLYLSTAKHFDVIVFNFGIHDRRCNQYKYQENLEKIVDKLASTGAKLIFVNTTPFANQFKTIIPRSLSEIKSWYTYGHGKFLFFGDFMDENQLNLIANNVMSRYKIDVVDIENELGDSIFTNQNKHDVHFPEKYYAEIAKPVAKAISNALNKIHTAN; this is encoded by the coding sequence ATGAAGATTTTTATAAGAAAAAGGCACTTTAACGCTGTATTATTTATTTTTCTGTCTTTAATAATAATTTCAATATCGGTACAAATCCCAATAACGGGCGAGCCATCTAAGGCCGATGATTTTAAAACGGCATCGATTAAAGATATTCTTACCGTTAACGAAATTGTTCTTGATAACACTAGAAAGAAAGCAATGTCGCAAGATGAGCTGATTTGGGAAGAAAAACTAGAAGAAAACCTCGGCGATTTCTATTTACCGATATATAAGCGAGATAAGTTATCCAGTAAGAGAACTTCTTGGGACTATATTTTTGATAATCCAGGCTTGCCTAATGTACTTATAATTGGCGACTCAATCAGTAGAGGCTATACCATACCAATACAAGATTTATTTAAAACAACAGCCGACATATACCGTGTACCTGAAAATGCAGGATCAACTATCAATGCTCTTAAAAAATTAGATTTGTACTTGTCTACAGCAAAACACTTTGATGTTATCGTCTTCAACTTTGGCATTCATGATAGAAGATGTAATCAATATAAATATCAAGAAAACTTAGAGAAGATAGTTGATAAACTGGCAAGCACTGGCGCTAAGTTGATTTTTGTAAATACCACTCCATTCGCCAATCAATTTAAAACAATTATTCCTAGATCACTATCCGAAATCAAGTCGTGGTACACCTATGGGCATGGAAAGTTTTTGTTCTTTGGTGATTTTATGGATGAGAATCAGTTAAATTTGATTGCAAATAATGTTATGTCGCGCTACAAAATAGATGTTGTAGATATAGAAAATGAATTAGGAGATTCAATTTTTACAAATCAAAATAAACATGATGTACATTTCCCAGAGAAATATTATGCTGAAATAGCAAAGCCGGTAGCTAAAGCGATAAGTAATGCTCTTAATAAAATCCATACTGCTAATTAA
- a CDS encoding IS3 family transposase (programmed frameshift): MITPKKQYSDEFREQALAKVYNRGKRTIQDIADESNLSIHTLKNWMKSSTPTDTSSPNVGKRPQDWLPEERLLALHESHGISGEALNAWCRQRGLFAHQLAQWKSDFCAVTSARSGGNDSQTLRTLKAENQRLERELNRKDKALAEAAALLILQKKVPGAVGGRGRMTSLQQRQTLIESVAEATEAGARQDQACAVLGLSPRTLQRWQAGETPGEDQRPLRQYTPAHALTEAERAHILTVANSAEFADLPPSQIVPRLADQGIYLGSESTFHRLLKAAQQLKHRRSERPSQPRLKPKALSATAPNQLYSWDITYLAAAVKGQFYYLYLFLDIFSRRIVGWQVFEAESSQYASELLRDIVLREGLQPGQVILHSDNGSPMKGATMLATLQQLGVMPSLSRPAVSNDNPYSESLFKTLKYRPQYPLKPFADLVAARQWVADLVQWYNHEHRHSAIGFVTPAQRHAGLDEALLNQRKALYEDARRQNPRRWSQNTRNWNRVHTVHLNPDHAETQNNSPREVANPDKITA, from the exons ATGATTACCCCGAAAAAGCAGTATTCTGACGAGTTCAGAGAGCAAGCTCTGGCAAAAGTCTACAATCGTGGAAAACGAACCATTCAAGACATTGCCGACGAATCTAACCTCAGCATACATACCTTAAAAAACTGGATGAAAAGCAGCACACCCACCGATACGTCAAGCCCAAACGTGGGCAAGCGCCCTCAAGATTGGCTCCCCGAAGAGCGTTTACTGGCCCTCCATGAAAGCCATGGTATATCCGGCGAGGCATTGAATGCCTGGTGTCGGCAACGTGGGCTATTTGCTCATCAACTCGCGCAGTGGAAAAGCGATTTTTGTGCCGTCACCAGCGCCCGTTCAGGCGGCAATGACAGCCAGACACTGCGCACTTTAAAAGCCGAAAATCAGCGTCTGGAACGCGAACTCAACCGTAAGGACAAAGCGCTGGCTGAAGCCGCTGCCTTGCTGATTCTGCAAAAAAAGGTGC CGGGCGCTGTTGGCGGGCGAGGTCGAATGACATCCCTTCAGCAGCGCCAAACCCTGATCGAATCCGTCGCCGAAGCCACCGAGGCCGGTGCCCGCCAAGACCAAGCCTGTGCCGTGCTGGGCCTGAGCCCGCGCACCTTGCAGCGCTGGCAGGCCGGCGAAACCCCGGGCGAAGACCAGCGACCGTTGCGGCAATACACACCCGCGCATGCACTGACCGAAGCCGAGCGTGCCCACATTTTGACCGTGGCCAATTCCGCCGAATTTGCGGATTTGCCACCCAGCCAGATTGTCCCGCGCTTGGCGGATCAGGGGATTTATCTGGGCTCCGAATCGACGTTCCATCGCCTATTGAAAGCGGCCCAGCAACTGAAACACCGCCGCAGCGAACGGCCCAGCCAGCCTCGCTTAAAACCCAAAGCCTTGAGCGCGACCGCGCCCAATCAACTCTACAGCTGGGACATTACCTATCTTGCGGCCGCAGTCAAAGGCCAGTTCTACTACCTCTACCTGTTCCTCGATATTTTCAGTCGCCGGATCGTCGGCTGGCAGGTATTTGAGGCAGAAAGCAGCCAATACGCCAGCGAGTTGTTACGGGATATTGTTTTACGCGAAGGGCTACAACCTGGGCAAGTTATCCTGCATTCCGATAACGGCAGCCCTATGAAAGGCGCCACGATGCTGGCCACCCTGCAACAGCTTGGCGTCATGCCCTCGCTCAGCCGACCGGCGGTGAGTAATGACAATCCGTATTCGGAATCGCTGTTCAAAACCCTGAAATATCGTCCGCAATACCCGTTAAAACCGTTTGCCGACCTGGTCGCCGCCCGGCAGTGGGTAGCCGACCTGGTGCAATGGTACAACCACGAACATCGGCATAGCGCCATTGGCTTCGTGACCCCGGCCCAACGCCACGCCGGATTGGACGAGGCACTGTTGAATCAACGCAAAGCGCTCTATGAAGACGCCCGCCGCCAAAACCCACGGCGCTGGAGCCAAAACACCCGGAACTGGAACAGAGTCCATACCGTGCATCTAAATCCGGATCATGCCGAAACCCAAAACAACTCGCCCCGGGAGGTCGCTAATCCAGACAAAATAACCGCATAG
- a CDS encoding aldehyde dehydrogenase family protein yields the protein MQTIRAVSPIDGERLGEFTVSSAESVRQQMRAARVAGADWANLSVKSRTSILGKLVPLLLAELDSICDIIVKSTGKVRTEALLGELYPILDLLKFYQKHADSILRRQGVVTSPFAFPGATADITRRPYGVAAIISPWNYPFQLTMAPLLTALYAGNAVIFKTSELSLPVGQLILDLCRRLDLPQDLVQWVVGDGSVGAELIDAGPDLLFFTGGLTTGRSVMQRAAQHPIPVLLELGGKDPMLVFADANLQRAADAALYGGFCNSGQACVSVERLYVQLSCFDKFLALLRQGAAKLQIGHGKYGDLGAMVSERQFDVVKAHYDDAIAQGAKASGPLERQGNYVKPVVLWQVSHDMRVMREETFGPLLPVMSFEIEDQAVQLANDSDLGLNASIWSNDISKAERIAGRLQVGNWVVNDVLKNIGHPGLPFGGVKKSGFGRYHGAEGLRQFSYPVSGLTSRSQLPKEPNWFPYSDLRYRQFKGYIDFVYGSGSLLQRIKRNWPALEAFKEYSAFDLNQRWQNLKLLLSWKRDY from the coding sequence ATGCAAACTATTCGAGCCGTTTCGCCGATCGACGGTGAGCGATTGGGCGAATTTACCGTCAGTTCCGCCGAGTCCGTCCGGCAGCAAATGCGCGCAGCCCGCGTAGCAGGCGCTGACTGGGCAAATCTGTCCGTCAAATCCCGCACCTCGATTCTCGGCAAGCTGGTACCTTTGCTGTTAGCCGAGCTGGATTCAATTTGCGATATCATCGTCAAGAGCACAGGCAAGGTTCGCACCGAAGCCTTGCTGGGCGAGCTGTATCCTATTCTGGATTTGCTGAAGTTTTATCAAAAACATGCCGATTCAATTTTGCGCCGCCAGGGTGTGGTTACCTCGCCGTTTGCCTTCCCCGGCGCCACCGCCGACATAACACGGCGGCCTTATGGTGTAGCGGCTATCATTTCGCCGTGGAATTATCCGTTTCAACTAACCATGGCACCGCTGTTGACCGCGCTTTACGCCGGCAATGCGGTGATCTTCAAAACCTCCGAATTAAGCCTGCCCGTTGGCCAATTAATTCTCGATCTGTGTCGGCGATTGGATTTGCCTCAGGACTTGGTGCAATGGGTCGTAGGAGATGGCAGCGTCGGCGCCGAGCTAATCGACGCCGGTCCGGACCTGCTGTTTTTCACCGGAGGCCTGACAACCGGCCGCTCCGTGATGCAACGCGCCGCGCAACATCCCATCCCGGTTTTACTGGAACTGGGCGGCAAGGATCCCATGCTGGTCTTTGCGGACGCCAACCTGCAACGTGCCGCCGATGCGGCTTTATACGGCGGTTTTTGCAATAGCGGCCAAGCCTGCGTTTCGGTGGAGCGTCTCTATGTGCAGCTAAGTTGTTTTGATAAATTCCTGGCATTGCTACGCCAGGGTGCCGCAAAACTGCAGATCGGTCACGGCAAATATGGCGACTTGGGCGCCATGGTTAGCGAGCGACAATTTGACGTGGTAAAAGCGCATTACGATGACGCTATCGCTCAAGGCGCAAAGGCTTCGGGACCGCTGGAGCGGCAAGGCAACTATGTCAAACCGGTTGTGCTGTGGCAGGTTAGTCACGATATGCGCGTCATGCGTGAAGAAACCTTCGGTCCGTTGTTGCCTGTGATGAGTTTCGAGATTGAAGATCAGGCCGTACAACTGGCCAACGACAGCGACTTGGGCTTGAACGCCAGCATTTGGAGCAACGATATTTCAAAAGCCGAGCGCATCGCCGGACGCTTGCAAGTCGGCAATTGGGTGGTTAACGATGTTCTGAAAAACATCGGCCACCCCGGCCTGCCTTTCGGCGGCGTAAAAAAAAGCGGCTTCGGCCGCTACCACGGCGCGGAAGGCCTGCGACAGTTTAGTTACCCGGTATCCGGTCTCACCAGCCGCAGCCAGTTGCCCAAGGAACCGAACTGGTTCCCGTATTCCGACCTGCGTTATCGGCAATTTAAAGGCTATATCGATTTTGTCTACGGCTCCGGCTCGCTACTGCAACGCATCAAACGCAATTGGCCTGCGTTGGAAGCATTCAAAGAATACTCGGCGTTCGATTTAAACCAACGCTGGCAAAACCTGAAATTACTATTGTCATGGAAACGGGATTACTGA
- a CDS encoding phytoene desaturase family protein, with amino-acid sequence MKKNNKNVVVIGAGLGGLSAAISLASEGFKVELLEKNDKVGGKLNIMTKDGFTFDLGPSILTMPHIFEALFSRVGKHMADYVGIEKVEPHWRNFFEDGTVIDLCEDADSQRRELDKLGPDTYAEFERFMAYSQKLGRETEAGYFAKGLDTFWELLKFYGPIRSLNFDVFRNMDQGVRRFISNPKLVDILNYFIKYVGSSPYDAPALMNLMPYIQYEYGLWYVKGGMYGMAQALEKLALELGVNIRLNTEVTEIQTQAAQATGVLLQNGEVLPADIVVSNMEVIPAMQKLLHSPASELKKMQRFEPSCSGLVLHLGVDTIYPQLAHHNFFYSDHPREHFDAVFKSHRLSDDPTIYLVAPCKTDPSQAPAGCEIIKILPHIPHIDPAKPLTADDYRALRERVLVKLERMGLTDLRKHIVTEEYWTPLDIQAKYYSNLGSIYGVEANRWKNLGFKAPQRSSEYRNIYFVGGSVNPGGGMPMVTLSGQLVRDKILTDLSR; translated from the coding sequence ATGAAGAAGAACAATAAAAACGTCGTGGTTATCGGCGCCGGCCTGGGCGGTCTGTCCGCAGCCATTTCGCTGGCCTCCGAAGGTTTTAAAGTCGAGTTGCTGGAAAAAAACGACAAGGTCGGCGGTAAACTCAACATCATGACCAAAGACGGTTTTACGTTCGATTTAGGACCGTCGATTCTAACCATGCCGCATATTTTCGAAGCATTATTCAGCCGAGTAGGCAAACATATGGCGGATTATGTCGGCATCGAAAAAGTCGAACCGCACTGGCGTAATTTCTTCGAAGACGGCACCGTCATCGATTTATGTGAAGACGCCGATAGTCAGCGTCGGGAACTGGACAAACTCGGCCCGGACACCTACGCGGAATTCGAACGTTTCATGGCGTATTCCCAAAAACTGGGCCGCGAGACCGAAGCCGGTTATTTCGCCAAGGGTCTGGATACTTTTTGGGAATTGCTGAAATTTTACGGCCCCATCCGCAGCCTGAATTTCGATGTATTCCGTAATATGGATCAAGGCGTGCGGCGATTCATTTCCAATCCCAAATTGGTCGATATCCTGAATTACTTTATTAAATACGTCGGTTCGTCACCCTACGATGCGCCGGCCCTGATGAACCTGATGCCTTACATTCAATACGAATACGGCCTGTGGTATGTCAAAGGCGGCATGTACGGTATGGCGCAAGCGCTGGAAAAACTGGCCTTGGAGCTAGGCGTCAACATCCGATTGAACACTGAAGTCACCGAAATTCAAACCCAAGCCGCCCAAGCCACCGGCGTGTTGTTGCAAAATGGCGAAGTCTTACCGGCCGACATCGTGGTATCCAACATGGAAGTAATCCCAGCCATGCAAAAACTGCTACACAGCCCGGCCAGCGAACTGAAAAAAATGCAGCGCTTCGAACCCAGCTGTTCGGGACTGGTCTTGCACCTGGGTGTGGATACAATTTACCCGCAACTGGCGCACCACAACTTCTTTTATTCCGACCATCCCCGCGAACATTTCGATGCGGTATTCAAAAGCCACCGCCTGTCCGACGATCCGACTATCTACCTGGTCGCGCCGTGCAAAACCGATCCCAGCCAAGCACCAGCGGGTTGCGAAATCATCAAAATCCTGCCGCATATACCGCATATCGATCCAGCCAAACCCTTGACTGCAGACGATTACCGGGCTCTGCGTGAAAGAGTGTTAGTCAAGCTGGAGCGCATGGGTTTGACGGATTTACGCAAACACATTGTCACTGAAGAATACTGGACACCGCTGGACATACAAGCCAAGTATTACTCCAATTTGGGTTCAATTTACGGCGTGGAAGCGAATCGCTGGAAAAACCTGGGTTTCAAAGCACCGCAACGCAGCAGCGAATACCGGAATATATATTTTGTTGGCGGAAGCGTGAATCCAGGTGGCGGGATGCCCATGGTGACCCTCTCGGGGCAACTGGTGAGAGACAAAATATTGACGGACCTTTCACGCTAG
- a CDS encoding acyltransferase family protein, which translates to MESTIKHDIGLLDFLRGYSALLVFFHHAAILGGGPGILSGQIGQEAVNAFMLAFGFLIYFQCSISKQYNHLESFSGIKIFYIRRFFRIAPAYYFCLVIALLLSHNLGIFRESIADSLPHTATAMDRYYIADPVKSFIMHATFIFGILPSWSFSTPLPDWSLSLEMQFYILFPVLFFILRRNFLFYLLVVLIVMFAIRITLKQINVDFPMPSFIPLKFHNFAAGMSLAYLMINKYFSIYYKMSILALSVIFLLVGNSTPMIALVFLFGYWWLCFGMAKSGILTRSLKVIFEHSSSKFLSEISYPVYIVHLIFMIPFFSVALEKGQLKPHVWLILAITLFSFIALISLLIYRFIEIPGIKYGKLLISKIEPTKPRRT; encoded by the coding sequence ATGGAATCAACGATAAAACATGATATAGGGTTGTTAGATTTCCTGCGAGGGTATTCTGCATTGTTAGTGTTTTTTCACCATGCGGCGATTTTAGGAGGTGGACCAGGAATTCTATCTGGCCAAATAGGTCAAGAAGCTGTTAACGCTTTTATGCTGGCATTTGGATTTCTGATTTACTTCCAATGTTCAATTAGCAAACAATACAATCATTTAGAAAGCTTTTCTGGAATAAAGATTTTTTATATAAGACGATTTTTCAGAATCGCTCCAGCATATTATTTTTGCTTAGTAATTGCACTATTGTTATCGCATAATCTTGGTATTTTCAGAGAAAGTATTGCTGATAGCCTGCCTCATACTGCAACAGCCATGGATAGGTATTATATAGCCGACCCTGTAAAAAGCTTCATAATGCACGCAACTTTTATCTTTGGAATTCTCCCTTCATGGTCGTTTAGCACTCCATTACCAGACTGGAGCCTTAGCCTCGAAATGCAGTTTTACATTTTGTTCCCTGTATTGTTTTTTATTTTAAGAAGAAATTTCTTGTTTTACCTTCTTGTTGTTTTAATTGTCATGTTTGCTATTAGAATCACATTGAAACAAATCAATGTTGACTTTCCGATGCCTAGTTTTATCCCTTTAAAGTTCCATAATTTCGCTGCTGGAATGTCGTTAGCGTATTTAATGATCAACAAATATTTTTCTATCTATTATAAGATGTCAATATTAGCGTTATCGGTTATTTTTCTTTTAGTTGGAAATTCAACTCCAATGATTGCTTTGGTTTTTTTGTTTGGTTATTGGTGGCTTTGCTTTGGAATGGCAAAATCAGGAATCCTGACTAGATCATTGAAGGTAATTTTTGAGCATTCATCATCTAAGTTTTTATCTGAAATATCATACCCTGTATATATTGTTCATCTGATTTTTATGATTCCATTCTTTTCGGTTGCATTGGAGAAAGGTCAGCTAAAACCGCATGTGTGGTTAATATTAGCCATAACATTGTTTTCTTTTATTGCCTTAATCTCATTGCTTATCTATCGCTTTATAGAAATACCAGGAATAAAATATGGAAAATTATTAATTTCAAAAATCGAGCCAACAAAACCAAGAAGAACATAA
- the tnpA gene encoding IS66-like element accessory protein TnpA, with the protein MKEHNTRLSRPLIVGHGLDGRCLYDPEAKQELVEACLQPGLSVAKVALEYGINANLLRKWMGQYRERGHPNRASPLALPAFAPVLSLNAEKQAESAISAELPNGVKLACYLSDSKIAYDQLFRIQKQFLLEG; encoded by the coding sequence ATGAAGGAGCACAATACTCGATTATCGCGCCCGTTAATCGTGGGACACGGGCTAGATGGTCGATGTCTTTATGATCCGGAAGCCAAGCAGGAGTTGGTGGAAGCTTGCTTGCAACCGGGCCTGTCGGTAGCCAAGGTGGCTCTGGAATACGGTATCAATGCCAATTTACTGCGCAAGTGGATGGGGCAGTACCGTGAAAGAGGACATCCGAACCGGGCCAGTCCGTTAGCGTTGCCGGCTTTTGCGCCGGTTCTGTCATTGAACGCAGAGAAGCAGGCCGAGTCAGCGATCAGTGCGGAGTTGCCGAATGGCGTTAAACTGGCTTGCTATCTGTCAGACTCAAAGATCGCTTACGATCAGTTGTTTCGGATACAAAAACAGTTTCTTCTTGAAGGATAG